In one Cystobacter fuscus DSM 2262 genomic region, the following are encoded:
- the sitA6 gene encoding SitA6 family polymorphic toxin lipoprotein, whose translation MRNLGRFWVVLGGLLAACASSGPLLVEDSFPAEEVSSWEEGCADERSLVLACREDEEETCGFFRCRDVAHREVLLAYRGGGGPVLPGASPAPRRWWGPTHIWPRDREPIFTFRVNRHFDRQPLPFSLPPGRWARHHLLPQAEEFREWFHSQGIPDIHQYTILIPESVHIQIHSAGPRGGLWNQAWRDFKTAQPDASSAEIYRHAGALLYRFQLTGLIVPYHGGRPPR comes from the coding sequence ATGCGGAATCTGGGACGATTCTGGGTCGTGTTGGGGGGCCTGCTCGCCGCGTGCGCGAGTTCAGGCCCTCTCCTGGTCGAGGACTCTTTTCCCGCCGAGGAAGTCTCGTCATGGGAGGAGGGCTGTGCCGACGAGCGCAGCCTCGTGCTGGCGTGCCGTGAAGACGAGGAGGAGACGTGCGGCTTCTTCCGCTGCCGGGACGTGGCGCACCGGGAGGTGCTGCTGGCGTACCGGGGCGGAGGCGGACCCGTGCTCCCGGGTGCTTCACCGGCTCCGCGTCGCTGGTGGGGGCCGACGCACATATGGCCTCGGGATCGCGAGCCCATCTTCACGTTTCGCGTCAACCGGCACTTCGATCGCCAACCGCTGCCGTTCTCCCTCCCGCCGGGCCGTTGGGCCCGCCATCACCTCTTGCCCCAAGCGGAGGAGTTCCGGGAGTGGTTCCACTCTCAGGGGATCCCCGACATCCATCAGTACACCATCCTCATTCCAGAGTCCGTCCACATCCAAATCCACAGCGCGGGGCCTCGGGGTGGTCTGTGGAATCAGGCCTGGAGGGACTTCAAGACGGCTCAGCCCGACGCTTCCTCCGCGGAGATCTACCGCCATGCGGGGGCGCTGCTCTATCGATTCCAATTGACCGGACTCATCGTTCCGTACCACGGAGGACGACCTCCGAGGTGA
- a CDS encoding DUF4136 domain-containing protein — protein sequence MSLSSRLAGAVLVSALAACSGIQTRTNFDPGAVQALESYRTYSWLPMKEGADTRVYNSIIQSRVRLAVDRELAERGYRLVDENQKPDFKLGWHGAIDKRVEVDVINRFYGYKWDPWYDPFFGPVAYGGAGGPTASVREYREGTLILDVVDSKSNNLVWRGTAETTLADNMSAKKSQKLIDHAVEKILKDFPPEK from the coding sequence ATGTCCTTGTCCTCGCGTTTGGCTGGAGCGGTGTTGGTGTCGGCGCTCGCCGCCTGTTCGGGAATCCAGACCCGGACGAACTTCGACCCCGGCGCGGTGCAGGCGCTCGAGAGCTACCGCACCTATTCCTGGCTGCCGATGAAGGAGGGCGCGGACACGCGCGTCTACAACTCCATCATCCAGTCCCGGGTCCGGCTGGCGGTGGATCGGGAGCTGGCCGAGCGCGGCTACCGCCTGGTGGATGAGAACCAGAAACCCGACTTCAAGCTGGGCTGGCACGGGGCCATCGACAAGCGGGTGGAGGTGGACGTCATCAACCGGTTCTACGGCTACAAGTGGGATCCCTGGTACGACCCCTTCTTCGGCCCGGTGGCGTATGGCGGCGCGGGAGGGCCCACGGCCTCCGTGCGCGAGTACCGCGAGGGCACGCTCATCCTCGACGTGGTGGACTCGAAGTCCAACAACCTCGTCTGGCGCGGCACGGCCGAGACCACCCTGGCCGACAACATGAGCGCCAAGAAGAGCCAGAAGCTCATCGACCACGCCGTCGAGAAGATCCTCAAGGACTTCCCGCCCGAGAAGTAG
- a CDS encoding hybrid sensor histidine kinase/response regulator, whose amino-acid sequence MPIHEPSRMALGGLARPVPDERVVLLEGVTDGILVVDGQWRLSWCNAVLERLLGRSREALLGRVLWEGLAELADSGFAPAWRRAMATRAPVMLEDFLAPAGMWLESRALPSGDGLALFLRDVTERRLVEDERVRLLAAESEARLTIEGERARFQDMLMLGPTAVCLTRGPEHRFIFSNLLHRRLHGNRELVGLPVREALPELMGQGLLEVMDRVYVSGSTYVGRARPLKLTREPGQPPEELFFDIACHPQRDAAERVEGLAIFAYDVTDLVRSRRTAEALARDLGHSEERFRSLVTATMDITWVTPPSGEFVEDQPDWRAFTGQTREALLGWGWLDAVHPEDREATARLWNQCLSASTPFQYEYRLRRQDGAYRDMLVRAVPVREPDGTVREWVGSHRDVTRQRQGEAALERLLAREQHHAAQLQGLASAALVISEADSIGHMLKAITGQAREVIGAHQALTSLVLEGEWARASTAVSLSDRYAAWRQEEARLDGTGIYSWVCRLNLPMRLTQAELEAHPEWRGSGRQTHLPPLRGWLGAPLVGRDGKNLGFIQLSDRYEGDFSSEDEAILVQLARMASVAIENTRLMAETQAANRAKDEFLAVMSHELRTPLTAVLGWTQMLRGRQGDARAVDKGLGVIERNARALAQLIEDVLDVSRIITGKLTLHRKGVEWVGVVQAAVEVVRSHAEQKGVSLALEVDVGATGAALLVGDPGRLQQVCWNLLVNAVKFTPPGGHVRVRVTRGEHEVSLQVTDTGKGIRADFLPHLFERFWQADGSATREHGGLGLGLAIVHHLVGLHGGSVKAESPGEGRGSTFTVTLPVPAVLPEVRPEALPGVETAPGVTLDGVHVLLVEDAPDARELIAMMLRERGARVDTACMAAEAMARLEESLPDVLVSDIGLPGEDGHSLLRRVRAWAEERDQWVPAIALTAYAGAEDARRAYRAGFQVHMAKPLEPAALIEAVARLAGRDAVGVQTG is encoded by the coding sequence ATGCCCATCCACGAGCCGTCCAGAATGGCCCTCGGCGGCCTCGCGCGCCCCGTCCCCGACGAGCGAGTGGTGCTGCTCGAGGGTGTCACCGATGGCATCCTCGTGGTGGACGGGCAGTGGCGGCTGTCGTGGTGCAACGCCGTGCTCGAGCGGCTCCTGGGGCGCTCGCGCGAGGCGCTGCTGGGGCGGGTGCTGTGGGAGGGGCTCGCGGAGCTGGCCGACAGCGGCTTCGCCCCGGCGTGGCGCCGCGCCATGGCCACGCGCGCGCCGGTGATGCTCGAGGACTTCCTCGCCCCGGCGGGGATGTGGCTGGAGTCGCGGGCGCTGCCCTCGGGTGACGGGCTGGCCCTCTTCCTGCGGGACGTGACGGAGCGGCGCCTGGTGGAGGACGAGCGGGTGCGGCTGCTCGCCGCGGAGAGCGAGGCGCGCCTGACCATCGAGGGCGAGCGCGCCCGCTTCCAGGACATGTTGATGCTGGGCCCCACCGCGGTGTGCCTCACCCGGGGCCCCGAGCACCGCTTCATCTTCTCCAACCTCCTGCACCGCCGCCTCCATGGCAACCGCGAGCTGGTGGGACTGCCGGTGCGCGAGGCCCTGCCGGAGCTGATGGGCCAGGGCCTGCTCGAGGTGATGGACCGGGTGTACGTGTCGGGCAGCACCTACGTGGGGCGCGCCCGGCCGCTCAAGCTCACGCGCGAGCCGGGCCAGCCCCCCGAGGAGCTGTTCTTCGACATCGCCTGCCACCCCCAGCGCGACGCCGCGGAGCGGGTGGAGGGCCTGGCCATCTTCGCCTATGACGTGACGGACCTGGTGCGCTCGCGCCGCACCGCCGAGGCCCTGGCGCGCGACCTGGGGCACAGCGAGGAGCGCTTCCGCTCGCTCGTGACGGCCACCATGGACATCACCTGGGTGACGCCGCCCTCGGGCGAGTTCGTGGAGGACCAGCCGGACTGGCGCGCCTTCACGGGCCAGACGCGCGAGGCGCTGCTGGGCTGGGGCTGGCTGGACGCGGTGCACCCGGAGGATCGCGAGGCCACCGCGCGCCTGTGGAACCAGTGCCTCTCGGCGAGCACGCCCTTCCAGTACGAGTACCGGCTGCGGCGCCAGGACGGGGCGTACCGCGACATGCTGGTGCGCGCGGTGCCGGTGCGCGAGCCGGATGGCACGGTGCGCGAGTGGGTGGGGTCGCACCGGGACGTGACGCGCCAGCGCCAGGGCGAGGCCGCGCTGGAGCGCCTGCTCGCGCGCGAGCAGCACCACGCCGCGCAGCTCCAGGGCCTGGCCAGCGCCGCGCTCGTCATCAGCGAGGCGGACTCCATCGGCCACATGCTCAAGGCCATCACCGGCCAGGCGCGCGAGGTGATTGGCGCGCACCAGGCCCTCACCAGCCTCGTCTTGGAGGGAGAGTGGGCGCGCGCGAGCACCGCCGTGTCGCTGTCGGACCGGTACGCGGCGTGGCGCCAGGAGGAGGCGCGGCTGGATGGCACGGGCATCTACTCGTGGGTGTGCCGGCTGAACCTGCCCATGCGGCTGACGCAGGCGGAGCTGGAGGCCCACCCCGAGTGGCGGGGCTCGGGCCGGCAGACGCACCTGCCGCCCCTGCGCGGCTGGCTGGGCGCTCCGCTGGTGGGGCGGGATGGCAAGAACCTCGGCTTCATCCAGCTGTCCGACCGGTACGAGGGCGACTTCAGCTCCGAGGACGAGGCCATCCTCGTGCAGCTCGCGCGCATGGCGTCGGTGGCCATCGAGAACACGCGGCTGATGGCGGAGACGCAGGCGGCCAACCGCGCCAAGGACGAGTTCCTCGCGGTGATGAGCCACGAGCTGCGCACGCCCCTCACCGCGGTGCTCGGCTGGACGCAGATGCTGCGCGGCCGCCAGGGGGACGCGCGCGCGGTGGACAAGGGGCTCGGCGTCATCGAGCGCAACGCGCGCGCGCTCGCGCAGCTGATTGAAGACGTGCTGGACGTCTCGCGCATCATCACCGGCAAGCTCACCCTGCACAGGAAGGGCGTGGAGTGGGTGGGCGTGGTGCAGGCGGCGGTGGAGGTGGTGCGCTCGCACGCGGAGCAGAAGGGGGTGTCGCTCGCGCTCGAGGTGGACGTGGGCGCCACGGGCGCGGCGCTGCTGGTGGGCGACCCCGGGCGCCTGCAGCAGGTGTGCTGGAACCTGCTGGTGAACGCGGTGAAGTTCACCCCGCCCGGCGGGCACGTGCGCGTGCGGGTGACGCGCGGCGAGCACGAGGTGAGCCTCCAGGTGACGGACACCGGCAAGGGCATCCGCGCGGACTTCCTGCCGCACCTCTTCGAGCGCTTCTGGCAGGCGGACGGCTCGGCCACGCGCGAGCACGGGGGGTTGGGGCTGGGACTGGCCATCGTGCACCACCTGGTGGGGCTGCACGGCGGGAGCGTGAAGGCGGAGAGCCCGGGCGAGGGCCGGGGCTCCACCTTCACGGTGACGTTGCCGGTGCCGGCGGTGCTGCCCGAGGTACGCCCCGAGGCCCTGCCGGGCGTGGAGACGGCGCCGGGGGTGACGCTCGACGGGGTGCACGTGCTGCTGGTGGAGGACGCGCCGGACGCGCGCGAGCTCATCGCGATGATGCTGCGCGAGCGCGGCGCGCGGGTGGACACGGCGTGCATGGCGGCCGAGGCGATGGCGCGCCTGGAGGAGTCGCTGCCGGACGTGTTGGTGTCGGACATCGGCCTGCCGGGCGAGGACGGGCACTCGCTCTTGCGGCGGGTGCGCGCGTGGGCCGAGGAGAGGGACCAGTGGGTGCCGGCCATCGCGCTCACGGCCTACGCGGGCGCCGAGGACGCGCGGCGGGCCTACCGCGCGGGTTTCCAGGTGCACATGGCCAAGCCGCTGGAGCCCGCGGCGCTCATCGAGGCGGTGGCGCGGCTCGCCGGTCGCGACGCCGTGGGCGTCCAGACGGGGTGA
- a CDS encoding SCO family protein, which yields MSMSPPSPSTASAPEPSVPTAPTRRPWLPLATGALCLLLLGVAFVWPRAQPLQRLGTLPDFTFTRQDGQPFGRAELLGRPFVANFIFTRCPTICPVFTGKMARVQKRTADFGPKLALVSFSVDPKYDTPERLTDYAARYGADPSRWSFLTGDYTRLQETVVGGFKIAMGRNSDDENDIPGIFHGSHFVLVDATGEIRGYYDSEDDDTVERITRDAERLVRGVE from the coding sequence ATGTCCATGTCCCCTCCGTCTCCGTCCACCGCCAGCGCTCCCGAGCCCTCCGTCCCCACCGCGCCGACCCGCCGGCCCTGGCTGCCCCTGGCCACGGGCGCCCTGTGTCTGCTGCTGCTGGGCGTGGCGTTCGTGTGGCCGCGCGCCCAGCCCCTGCAGCGCCTGGGCACGCTGCCGGACTTCACCTTCACGCGACAGGACGGCCAGCCCTTCGGCCGCGCCGAGCTGCTCGGCCGGCCCTTCGTGGCCAACTTCATCTTCACCCGCTGCCCCACCATCTGCCCCGTCTTCACCGGGAAGATGGCGCGGGTGCAGAAGCGCACGGCGGACTTCGGCCCGAAGCTCGCGCTCGTGTCCTTCTCGGTGGATCCCAAGTACGACACCCCCGAGCGCCTCACCGACTACGCCGCCCGCTACGGCGCGGACCCCTCGCGCTGGAGCTTCCTCACCGGGGACTACACGCGGCTGCAGGAGACCGTCGTCGGCGGCTTCAAGATCGCCATGGGCCGCAACAGCGACGACGAGAACGACATCCCCGGCATCTTCCACGGCTCGCACTTCGTGCTGGTGGACGCCACGGGGGAGATCCGCGGCTACTACGACAGCGAGGACGACGACACGGTGGAGCGCATCACCCGCGACGCCGAGCGCCTGGTGCGCGGCGTCGAGTAG